The following coding sequences lie in one Miscanthus floridulus cultivar M001 chromosome 9, ASM1932011v1, whole genome shotgun sequence genomic window:
- the LOC136480110 gene encoding homeobox-leucine zipper protein ROC7-like, which yields MAPYPPPPPLSSNHLQPGGTDIFGDLQLHGAAAGLDKGLVVELAVATMEELVRMAQLGEPLWTPALVIDSATIETLNEEEYARGFPRGVGPKYPGLQSEASRETVVIIMNHVNLIEILMDVNQWSTLFSSIVSRAATLEVLSTGIAGNYNGALQLMTAEFQMPSPLVPTCESQFLCYCKQYTHGSWRV from the exons ATGGCGCCAtacccaccaccgccaccactttCCTCCAACCACCTCCAGCCCGGCGGAACAGACATATTTGGTGACCTTCAACTTCATGGTGCCGCTGCTGGGTTAGACAAAGGGTTGGTGGttgagctcgccgtggccacgATGGAGGAGCTGGTGCGGATGGCCCAGCTCGGTGAGCCGCTCTGGACCCCTGCCCTTGTCATAGACAGTGCTACCATTGAGACTCTCAATGAGGAAGAGTATGCCCGCGGGTTCCCCAGGGGCGTTGGTCCGAAATATCCGGGGCTCCAATCAGAAGCATCGCGGGAGACCGTCGTGATCATCATGAACCATGTCAACCTCATCGAGATACTCATGGATGTG AACCAGTGGTCGACGCTGTTCTCAAGCATTGTGTCACGGGCTGCAACCCTCGAGGTGCTCTCCACCGGCATTGCCGGCAACTACAATGGCGCGCTGCAGCTG ATGACGGCTGAGTTCCAGATGCCGTCACCGCTGGTGCCGACATGTGAGAGCCAGTTCTTGTGCTACTGCAAGCAGTACACACATGGCAGCTGGCGAGTGTAA